In Pyxidicoccus trucidator, a genomic segment contains:
- a CDS encoding amino acid adenylation domain-containing protein has product GELFIGGDGLARGYVEQPALTAERFVPNPFSSTPGARLYRTGDLARWRNDGVLDFLGRADAQVKVRGYRIELAEVEAALLSHPDVAQAVALVREDAPGDKRLVGYVAAPESLDLAALRTHLKQRLPEYMVPSALVRLDALPLTANAKVDRKALPAPDAVQATPAESFVAPRTPAEEQLAALWTQVLRVQRVGIHDNFFELGGHSLLATQVISRLRAAFGVELPLRALFEAPTVAALTRRIDAAVHARTVQTPPLVPVPHTGERPVSFAQQRLWFIDQLQPGGSAYNIPTALRLRGPLDVMAMEQAFTSLVERHESLRTTFDVRDGEPVQVIHALPHFPLPVVDLSTLPPEECEAEARRLATHEAQRPFDLARGPVFRALLLRLGEQDHVLIGTMHHIVSDGWSMGVLVRELTALYAAHATGQEARLPALPMQYADFAAWQRSWLQGEALERQLGYWRQQLSGAVPVLELPTGKPRPALQSHRGAWQPVLLPASVTEALLALCQHEGTTPFMVLLAIWQVLLSRYSGQDDISVGSPIAGRTRAETEGLIGFFANTLVLRTHVRPEATFRELLAQVRATTLGAYEHQDVPFEKLVEELRPQRSLSHSPLFQVMLAFQNAPTSSMELKGGAEGGTPLNVESFESGMQATKFDLTLSLSQRPDGLGGTLSYRTDLFEQSTILRMVEHLGTLMKSAVSAPDTRVGELSLLPASERQRLLVQWNDTRQEQRWDGALHERFEAQAARTPDALAVLDDAGSLSFTQLNRRANPLAHALRQRGVGPEVRVALCLERGVDLVVALLAILKAGGAYVPMDPAYPRERLAFMLQDCGARLALTQSHLEARLEGASVEALCLDDASTLQALSHQSEANPPHVTSPEHLAYVIYTSGSTGRPKGVMVQHASVMNLRAALASTVYAGAEGALRVSLNAPLAFDASVKQLLQVADGHALCVVPQAVREDVALLKAWVEQHHLDVLDCSPSHLRLLLEEGLGDSRPLRVLVGGEAVDEALWAKLSVHPFLQAFNVYGPTECTVDTTARAIRGASRPTLGGPLANVRVYVLDERMQPVPTGVPGELLIGGAGVARGYLGHPELTADKFVPDPFSPTPGARLYRTGDKVRWLPDGELDSLGRLDFQVKLRGFRIEPGEIEAALERVEGIRRAVVLAREDVPGNPRLVGYLVTSAGGALDTAALRSNLLLSLPEYMVPSAFVFLDALPLNTHGKVDRKALPAPDSSATGAASVAPRTPAEETVAAIWADVLHLEKVGVTDDFFGLGGHSLLAVRLMARLRERTGVALPVSALFQGSTVEQLARRLEQHEEGLRSTSNLARLDAGTSTARPLFLVHGGGGSALGYTGLVRQLGTGRPVYGLSASGLDGGELPAASVEVLARDYLAQVRAVQPRGPYLLGGWSFGGLVAYEMARLLQAEGEPVGLLALLDTPAPGDQPLPEPEPLSLLAGFGRVLGLPWRELPLDVEHLRQLDVREALTSVLEQARRAPSGALDLDPDTAWRLFAVYQRLHEALRRYVPEGTYAGPTRVFKTAATEQGHARGPDLGWGAWLSTPPSVHAVPGDHYTLLHAPHLRPLAETLARLLASLEPDAA; this is encoded by the coding sequence CCGGAGAGCTGTTCATCGGCGGCGACGGCCTGGCCCGCGGCTACGTGGAGCAGCCCGCCCTCACCGCCGAGCGCTTCGTCCCCAATCCCTTCTCCTCCACACCCGGGGCCCGCCTCTACCGCACGGGCGACCTCGCTCGCTGGCGCAATGACGGCGTGCTCGACTTCCTCGGCCGCGCCGACGCCCAGGTGAAGGTGCGTGGCTACCGCATCGAGCTGGCCGAAGTCGAAGCCGCCCTCCTCTCACACCCCGACGTGGCCCAGGCCGTGGCCCTGGTGCGCGAGGACGCCCCCGGCGACAAGCGCCTGGTCGGCTACGTCGCCGCTCCCGAGTCTCTCGACCTCGCCGCGCTGCGCACCCACCTCAAGCAGCGGCTGCCCGAGTACATGGTTCCCTCCGCCTTGGTGCGCCTGGACGCCCTGCCCCTCACCGCCAACGCCAAGGTAGACCGCAAGGCCCTGCCCGCGCCCGACGCGGTGCAGGCCACGCCCGCCGAGTCCTTCGTCGCCCCGCGCACGCCCGCCGAGGAGCAGCTCGCCGCGCTCTGGACCCAGGTGCTCCGCGTGCAGCGCGTGGGCATCCACGACAACTTCTTCGAGCTGGGCGGCCACTCGCTGCTGGCCACCCAGGTCATCTCGCGCCTCCGCGCCGCCTTCGGCGTGGAGCTGCCCCTGCGCGCCCTCTTCGAGGCCCCGACTGTCGCCGCCCTCACGAGGCGCATCGACGCCGCCGTGCACGCGCGCACCGTCCAGACTCCGCCCCTGGTGCCGGTGCCGCACACGGGGGAACGGCCCGTGTCCTTCGCCCAGCAGCGGCTGTGGTTCATCGACCAGCTCCAGCCCGGCGGCTCCGCCTACAACATCCCCACCGCGCTGCGGCTGCGGGGCCCCCTGGACGTGATGGCGATGGAGCAGGCCTTCACCTCGCTCGTCGAGCGCCACGAGTCGCTGCGCACCACCTTCGACGTGCGCGACGGTGAGCCCGTGCAGGTCATCCACGCCCTGCCGCACTTCCCGCTGCCGGTGGTGGACCTGAGCACCCTGCCGCCCGAGGAGTGCGAGGCCGAGGCCCGCCGGCTGGCCACGCACGAGGCCCAGCGGCCCTTCGACCTGGCGCGTGGCCCCGTCTTCCGCGCGCTGCTGCTCCGCCTGGGCGAGCAGGACCACGTCCTCATCGGGACGATGCACCACATCGTCTCCGACGGCTGGTCCATGGGCGTGCTGGTGCGCGAGCTGACGGCGCTCTACGCGGCGCATGCCACCGGCCAGGAGGCGCGGCTGCCGGCCCTGCCCATGCAGTACGCGGACTTCGCCGCATGGCAGCGCTCGTGGCTGCAAGGCGAGGCGCTGGAGCGGCAGCTTGGCTACTGGCGCCAGCAGCTCTCCGGCGCCGTGCCGGTGCTGGAGCTCCCCACCGGCAAGCCCCGGCCCGCCCTCCAGTCCCACCGTGGCGCCTGGCAGCCGGTGCTCCTGCCCGCGTCCGTCACGGAGGCGCTCCTGGCGCTGTGCCAGCACGAGGGCACCACGCCCTTCATGGTGCTGCTCGCCATCTGGCAGGTGCTCCTGTCGCGCTACTCGGGCCAGGACGACATCTCCGTCGGCTCGCCCATCGCCGGCCGCACCCGCGCCGAGACGGAGGGCCTCATCGGCTTCTTCGCCAACACGCTCGTCCTGCGCACGCACGTCCGGCCCGAGGCCACCTTCCGCGAGCTGCTCGCCCAGGTGCGCGCCACCACCCTCGGCGCCTACGAGCACCAGGATGTCCCCTTCGAGAAGCTCGTCGAGGAGCTGCGGCCCCAGCGCAGCCTCAGCCACTCGCCCCTCTTCCAGGTGATGCTCGCCTTCCAGAACGCCCCGACCTCGAGCATGGAGCTGAAGGGAGGTGCGGAGGGCGGGACGCCGCTGAACGTGGAGTCCTTCGAGTCCGGCATGCAGGCCACCAAGTTCGACCTGACGCTCTCGCTGTCCCAGCGGCCCGACGGCCTGGGCGGCACGCTGAGCTACCGCACGGACCTGTTCGAGCAGTCCACCATCCTCCGCATGGTGGAGCACCTCGGCACCCTCATGAAGTCCGCGGTCTCCGCGCCGGACACGCGCGTGGGCGAGCTGTCCCTGCTGCCCGCCTCCGAGCGCCAGCGGTTGCTGGTGCAGTGGAATGACACGCGCCAGGAGCAGCGCTGGGACGGCGCGCTGCACGAGCGCTTCGAGGCCCAGGCCGCGCGCACCCCGGACGCGCTCGCCGTCCTCGACGACGCTGGCTCCCTCTCCTTCACGCAACTCAACCGCCGCGCCAACCCGCTCGCCCATGCCCTGCGCCAGCGCGGCGTCGGCCCCGAGGTGCGCGTCGCCCTCTGCCTGGAGCGCGGCGTGGACCTGGTGGTGGCCCTCCTCGCCATCCTCAAGGCCGGCGGCGCCTACGTCCCCATGGACCCGGCCTACCCCCGCGAGCGCCTGGCCTTCATGCTCCAGGACTGCGGCGCCCGCCTCGCCCTCACCCAAAGCCACCTCGAGGCCCGGCTCGAAGGCGCCTCGGTGGAAGCCCTGTGTCTGGACGACGCGAGCACCCTTCAAGCGCTCTCGCATCAGTCCGAGGCCAACCCGCCCCACGTCACCTCGCCCGAGCACCTCGCCTACGTCATCTACACCTCCGGCTCCACCGGCCGTCCCAAGGGCGTCATGGTGCAGCACGCTTCGGTGATGAACCTGCGCGCCGCGCTGGCCTCCACCGTCTACGCCGGGGCCGAAGGCGCCCTGCGCGTCAGCCTCAACGCGCCGCTGGCCTTCGACGCCTCCGTCAAGCAGCTCCTCCAGGTGGCCGACGGCCATGCCCTGTGCGTGGTGCCCCAGGCCGTCCGCGAGGACGTGGCACTGCTCAAGGCGTGGGTGGAGCAGCACCACCTCGACGTGCTCGACTGCTCGCCCTCGCACCTGCGGCTGCTGCTGGAAGAGGGCCTGGGCGACTCGCGTCCCCTGCGCGTGCTGGTGGGCGGCGAGGCCGTGGACGAGGCCCTCTGGGCGAAGCTGTCCGTCCACCCCTTCCTCCAGGCCTTCAACGTCTACGGCCCCACCGAGTGCACCGTGGACACCACCGCCCGGGCCATTCGCGGCGCCTCCCGCCCCACCCTGGGCGGACCGCTGGCCAACGTGCGCGTCTACGTCCTCGACGAGCGCATGCAGCCGGTACCTACGGGGGTCCCCGGCGAGCTCCTCATCGGCGGCGCGGGCGTGGCCCGTGGCTACCTCGGCCACCCGGAGCTCACCGCCGACAAGTTCGTTCCCGACCCGTTCTCCCCCACCCCCGGCGCCCGCCTCTACCGCACCGGCGACAAGGTGCGCTGGCTGCCGGATGGCGAGCTGGACTCGCTGGGCCGCCTCGACTTCCAGGTGAAGCTGCGGGGCTTCCGCATCGAACCCGGCGAAATCGAGGCCGCCCTGGAGCGGGTGGAGGGCATCCGCCGCGCCGTGGTCCTCGCTCGCGAGGACGTCCCCGGCAACCCGCGCCTCGTGGGCTACCTCGTCACCTCCGCGGGAGGCGCGCTGGACACGGCCGCGCTGCGCTCCAACCTCCTGCTATCGCTGCCCGAGTACATGGTGCCCTCGGCCTTCGTCTTCCTGGACGCCCTGCCCCTCAACACCCACGGCAAGGTGGACCGCAAGGCCCTGCCCGCTCCGGACAGCTCCGCCACCGGCGCGGCCTCCGTCGCACCGCGCACGCCCGCCGAGGAGACCGTGGCCGCCATCTGGGCCGACGTGCTCCACCTGGAGAAGGTCGGCGTCACCGACGACTTCTTCGGCCTCGGCGGTCACTCGCTCCTGGCCGTGCGGCTCATGGCACGCCTCCGCGAGCGCACCGGTGTCGCACTGCCCGTGTCGGCCCTCTTCCAGGGCTCCACGGTGGAGCAGCTCGCGCGCAGGCTGGAACAGCACGAGGAAGGCCTCCGCTCCACCTCCAACCTGGCCCGGCTGGACGCGGGCACCTCCACCGCCCGGCCCCTCTTCCTCGTCCACGGCGGCGGCGGCAGCGCGCTGGGCTACACCGGACTCGTCCGCCAGCTCGGCACCGGCAGGCCCGTCTATGGCCTGTCCGCCTCCGGCCTGGACGGCGGCGAGCTGCCCGCCGCCTCCGTCGAGGTCCTCGCCCGCGACTACCTCGCCCAGGTGCGCGCCGTGCAGCCCCGGGGGCCCTACCTCCTCGGTGGCTGGTCCTTCGGTGGACTTGTCGCCTACGAGATGGCCCGCCTCCTCCAGGCGGAGGGGGAGCCGGTGGGGCTGCTCGCCCTCCTCGATACCCCCGCCCCTGGAGACCAGCCCCTGCCCGAGCCGGAGCCCCTCTCGCTGCTAGCCGGCTTCGGCCGGGTGCTCGGGCTTCCGTGGCGGGAGCTGCCGCTGGACGTGGAGCACCTGCGCCAATTGGACGTCCGGGAGGCGCTGACCTCCGTGCTGGAGCAGGCACGGCGCGCCCCCTCGGGAGCGCTCGACCTGGACCCGGACACGGCCTGGCGCCTCTTCGCCGTGTACCAACGGCTCCACGAGGCGCTGCGGCGCTACGTCCCCGAAGGCACCTACGCAGGCCCCACCCGGGTCTTCAAGACCGCGGCCACCGAGCAGGGACATGCGCGGGGTCCGGACCTGGGATGGGGAGCCTGGCTCTCCACGCCGCCCTCCGTCCACGCGGTGCCGGGTGACCACTACACGCTCCTGCACGCCCCGCATCTCAGGCCCCTGGCGGAGACGCTTGCCCGCCTCCTGGCCTCGCTGGAGCCCGACGCCGCATGA